From Apium graveolens cultivar Ventura chromosome 9, ASM990537v1, whole genome shotgun sequence, the proteins below share one genomic window:
- the LOC141683172 gene encoding uncharacterized protein LOC141683172, whose protein sequence is MLERVLSLRRGAQINDEGDEEADESKTRHISLAMRATNFFTRTGTGITVGYLWPSLFITLVVLSLVSLFIHSRDLVCVSSVSSFDLHSRLRFFGLDALDSDFGSLGVPCCRSKHGKMVEWTTKDLLKGLEEFVPIYETRPIKNNMFGMGFDHSFGLWFMAQWLKPDLMIESGAFKGHSTWVLRQARPDTPIVSLSPRHPEKYLKKGPAYVDGNCTYFAGKDFVDFGSLDWAKIMNKHGITDLNKVLVFFDDHQNELKRLKQALKAGFKHLVFEDNYDTGTGDHYSFRQICDQFYIRGGGHSCFRDSDEARLRSKRKNFWEKAVDTEELCGPGETWWGVKGEMRDDFNHSNKKISYTQHFENSRFVESVLDVYWELPPVAGPSLTHQSRYDPARVTSPIVEDGRFGLFRRLGLSSLDNSVFNGYTQMVYLQISES, encoded by the exons ATGTTAGAAAGAGTACTGTCCCTACGCAGAGGTGCTCAAATCAACGACGAGGGTGATGAAGAAGCCGACGAATCGAAAACAAGGCACATTTCACTTGCAATGAGAGCTACTAATTTCTTTACCCGAACTGGAACCGGAATCACAGTCGGTTATCTTTGGCCTTCTCTTTTTATCACTCTCGTTGTTCTCTCACTTGTCTCTCTCTTCATTCACTCTCGTGATTTGGTTTGTGTTTCTTCTGTCTCTTCTTTCGATCTTCATTCGAGATTGCGTTTCTTCGGTCTTGATGCTCTTGATTCTGACTTTGGATCTCTTGGTGTTCCTTGCT GCAGATCAAAACATGGAAAAATGGTTGAATGGACAACGAAGGATTTACTCAAGGGTCTTGAAGAGTTTGTACCTATATACGAAACTCGTCCTATTAAGAACAACATGTTTGGGATGGGTTTTGACCACAGCTTTGGGCTTTGGTTTATGGCACAATGGCTAAAACCAGATCTCATGATTGAGAGTGGCGCCTTTAAGGGCCATTCGACTTGGGTTTTGAGACAAGCCAGGCCAGACACACCAATAGTATCTCTTTCACCTCGCCATCCCGAGAAGTACCTCAAAAAAGGGCCTGCTTATGTTGATGGAAATTGCACATACTTTGCTGGGAAAGATTTTGTAGATTTTGGTAGCCTTGACTGGGCCAAAATAATGAACAAACACGGGATTACTGATCTAAATAAGGTTCTAGTCTTCTTTGACGACCATCAGAATGAATTGAAAAG GTTAAAGCAAGCGTTAAAGGCTGGCTTCAAGCATCTTGTTTTTGAGGACAACTATGATACTGGGACTGGAGACCACTATTCCTTCAGGCAAATATGTGACCAGTTTTATATAAGAG GAGGTGGGCATAGTTGCTTTAGAGATAGTGATGAAGCTAGATTAAGATCAAAAAGGAAGAATTTCTGGGAGAAAGCTGTTGATACAGAAGAACTATGTGGTCCTGGAGAAACATGGTGGGGTGTGAAAGGGGAGATGCGTGATGATTTTAATCATAGTAATAAAAAAATATCATATACACAACACTTTGAGAACAGTAGGTTTGTAGAATCGGTACTAGATGTCTATTGGGAGCTTCCGCCGGTAGCCGGTCCTTCATTAACTCATCAATCAAGGTATGATCCAGCTCGTGTTACTAGTCCAATTGTTGAAGATGGCAGATTTGGTTTGTTCCGAAGGCTTGGCTTATCTAGCCTTGATAATTCTGTATTTAATGGATACACACAGATGGTATATCTTCAGATATCTGAAAGCTGA
- the LOC141683174 gene encoding auxin-responsive protein IAA27-like: MTTPLEHDYIGLSETPTAEVSLENMSETNKNYVLNLKETELRLGLPGSVSPERKPGNVVPFFGNVLEDVKVGSFKNFGSGAKRGFSDAIHGSGKWAFSTKSDAEVDLAKASVEEASVYGNTLKPVEENKRSPQNENAAAPASKAQVVGWPPIKSFRKNTLATSVSKNADAVEGNSTSGCIYVKVSMDGAPYLRKVDLKTCGNYSELSSALENMFSCFTIGQCTSKGLPEREGLSASRLMDLVHGSEYVLTYEDKDGDWMLVGDVPWNMFTDSCKRLRIMKGSEAIGLAPRAMEKCQSRN, from the exons ATGACTACACCACTTGAGCATGATTACATAGGCTTATCAGAGACTCCTACAGCTGAGGTAAGCTTAGAGAACATGTCTGAGACCAACAAGAATTATGTTCTTAATCTTAAGGAGACAGAGCTTAGACTTGGTTTGCCTGGTTCTGTTTCTCCCGAAAGAAAGCCTGGAAATGTGGTGCCTTTCTTTGGGAATGTTCTTGAAGATGTTAAAGTTGGTTCTTTCAAGAACTTTGGTTCTGGTGCTAAGAGGGGTTTTTCTGATGCTATTCATGGCTCTGGGAAATGGGCTTTTTCTACAAAGAGTGATGCTGAGGTTGATTTGGCTAAAGCTTCTGTTGAAGAGGCTAGTGTTTATGGTAATACTCTGAAGCCTGTTGAAGAAAACAAGAGGTCTCCACAAAATGAAAATGCTGCTGCTCCTGCTTCTAA GGCACAGGTAGTTGGATGGCCCCCTATTAAGTCATTCCGGAAGAACACTCTGGCTACCAGTGTATCTAAGAATGCTGATGCGGTGGAAGGAAATTCAACTTCAGGGTGCATCTACGTCAAGGTAAGCATGGATGGTGCACCATATTTAAGAAAAGTTGACCTCAAAACCTGCGGCAATTACTCTGAACTCTCATCAGCTCTTGAGAATATGTTCAGCTGCTTTACCATTG GGCAATGTACCTCTAAAGGACTTCCAGAGCGAGAGGGTCTTAGCGCAAGCCGGTTGATGGATCTTGTTCATGGCTCTGAATATGTGCTAACATATGAAGACAAGGATGGTGACTGGATGCTTGTTGGTGATGTTCCTTGGAA TATGTTCACAGACTCCTGCAAGAGGTTAAGGATCATGAAAGGCTCTGAGGCGATTGGTCTAG CTCCACGGGCCATGGAGAAATGCCAGAGCCGGAATTAG
- the LOC141685560 gene encoding uncharacterized protein LOC141685560 has product MWSYNITPRSTKGETPFMLTYGYEAMVPVEVGSGSLRRDRYTEEDVEVNQRLHLELLEETRENSQLRLAAYQQRAARFYNKKVKGQMLKVRNLVLRKVMPNTKNPQHGVFGANWEGPYKIKVILGKETYHLEDMEGKLVPRAWNAEHLRKYYQ; this is encoded by the coding sequence ATGTGGTCCTACAACATTACTCCACGATCTACTAAGGGAGAAACTCCATTTATGCTGACTTACGGCTATgaagctatggtccccgtggaaGTTGGTTCAGGATCGCTTCGTAGAGATCGTTACACGGAAGAAGATGTAgaggttaatcaaaggcttcatttgGAACTCTTGGAAGAAACAAGGGAAAATTCTCAGCTGAGACTTGCGGCGTATCAACAGCGTGCCGCAAGGTTttataacaagaaggtaaagggacaGATGTTGAAGGTAAGAAATTTGGTGCTCAGGAAAGTGATGCCAAACACAAAAAATCCCCAgcatggagtgtttggagctaattgggaaggaccatacaagataaAAGTAATATTGGGGAAAGAGACTTATCACCTTGAGGATATGGAAGGAAAGCTGGTTCCGCGAGCGTGGAACgcggaacatctccgaaagtattatcagtaa